One region of Thiorhodovibrio frisius genomic DNA includes:
- the msbA gene encoding lipid A export permease/ATP-binding protein MsbA, translating into MSQTELNTSARVIYARLLGYARPYWGMFTLSIAGMLAFAVTEPMFAAMIKPLLDGSFVERDPNTVRLMPFLLVGLFVVRGIAGFTNTYCLKWVGRRVVTDLRQQMFDHLLRSPTRYFDTHGSGQILAKLTYNVDNVANASTSAVTTVVRDGFTALALLAYMLYLDAKLAAIFLFIGPTTAFAIKYATKKFRRYSKRIQERVGALTHVAQEAIDAHRVIKAFGGQDYERNQFQRMNEKTRALQMKMVATEAVSVPLVQLISAVAIGIVVYLSTMQGLRDNISVGSFMSFVVAMGLLLPPVKRLTSVNSHLQRGIIAAESLFELLDTAPEPDRGTRTLTRAQGRIDYVNISHSYDEDNGLVIEGLNLSFAAGESLALVGRSGSGKSTLANLLARFYEPCAGQILIDGIDIRELRLASLRAQISLVTQDVVLFNDTIANNIAYGRIGQVSPDDIERAAAGAHALDFIRALPQGFDTLIGDRGVLLSGGQRQRLAIARAMLKDAPILILDEATSALDTEAERHIQAALHALMRERTTLVIAHRLSTIEQVDRVVVLEQGRILEQGPHAELIARDGHFARLRRLQFNQSSHP; encoded by the coding sequence ATGAGCCAGACCGAACTTAACACCAGCGCGCGGGTCATCTACGCGCGCCTGCTTGGCTATGCCAGGCCTTACTGGGGCATGTTCACCCTGTCCATCGCCGGCATGCTGGCGTTTGCCGTTACCGAACCCATGTTCGCCGCCATGATCAAGCCGTTGCTCGACGGCAGCTTTGTCGAGCGCGATCCAAACACCGTGCGGCTGATGCCCTTTTTATTGGTGGGGCTCTTCGTCGTGCGCGGCATTGCCGGTTTCACCAACACCTATTGCCTGAAATGGGTTGGCCGGCGCGTGGTGACCGATCTGCGCCAGCAGATGTTCGATCACCTGCTACGCTCGCCAACCCGCTATTTTGACACCCATGGCTCGGGGCAGATTCTTGCCAAGCTGACCTACAACGTCGACAACGTCGCCAACGCCAGCACCTCGGCTGTGACCACAGTTGTGCGCGATGGCTTTACTGCGCTGGCGCTGCTGGCCTATATGCTGTACCTCGATGCCAAGCTCGCGGCCATTTTTTTGTTCATCGGCCCGACCACGGCCTTTGCCATCAAATACGCCACCAAAAAGTTCCGCCGCTACAGCAAGCGCATTCAGGAGCGGGTCGGCGCCCTGACCCATGTCGCGCAGGAAGCCATCGACGCCCACCGGGTGATCAAGGCCTTTGGCGGGCAGGACTACGAGCGCAATCAATTCCAGCGGATGAACGAAAAAACCCGCGCCCTACAGATGAAAATGGTCGCCACCGAAGCCGTGAGTGTGCCTCTAGTGCAGCTCATCTCGGCCGTGGCCATCGGGATTGTGGTTTATTTATCCACTATGCAGGGCCTGCGCGACAACATTAGTGTCGGCAGCTTCATGTCTTTTGTGGTGGCCATGGGCCTGCTGCTGCCACCAGTCAAACGCCTGACTTCGGTCAACTCCCATCTCCAGCGCGGCATCATTGCAGCCGAGAGCCTGTTCGAACTGCTCGATACCGCCCCCGAGCCGGACAGGGGCACCCGCACCCTGACGCGCGCGCAGGGACGCATTGACTACGTCAACATCAGCCACAGCTACGACGAAGACAATGGCCTGGTCATCGAGGGCCTGAACCTGTCCTTTGCCGCCGGCGAAAGCCTGGCGCTGGTCGGTCGCTCCGGCAGCGGCAAATCAACGCTCGCGAACCTGCTCGCGCGTTTCTATGAGCCATGCGCCGGTCAGATTCTAATCGACGGCATCGACATCCGCGAACTGCGCCTGGCCAGCCTGCGCGCACAGATTTCGCTCGTCACCCAGGACGTGGTGCTATTCAACGACACCATCGCCAACAACATTGCCTACGGGCGCATTGGCCAGGTCTCCCCCGATGACATCGAGCGTGCTGCCGCAGGCGCCCATGCACTCGATTTCATCCGCGCCCTGCCCCAGGGTTTCGACACCCTGATCGGCGATCGCGGCGTGCTGCTCTCCGGCGGTCAGCGCCAGCGCCTGGCCATTGCCCGCGCCATGCTGAAGGATGCGCCCATTTTGATTCTCGACGAGGCCACCTCGGCCCTGGATACCGAAGCCGAGCGCCACATCCAGGCCGCGCTGCACGCGCTGATGCGCGAGCGCACAACACTTGTCATCGCCCATCGACTTTCAACCATCGAGCAGGTTGATCGCGTGGTGGTCCTTGAGCAAGGACGCATCCTGGAACAGGGCCCGCACGCGGAACTCATCGCCCGCGACGGCCACTTTGCCCGCCTGCGGCGCTTGCAATTCAACCAATCGTCTCACCCATGA
- a CDS encoding ExbD/TolR family protein: MNLRPHPPQPADLNLTPLVDVVFLLLLFFMISTTFEQQRELPIALPEAKGQPAQKTDRKPLAIGIDRNSHYVVDGQPLDPGSAEQTRERLIIALRHASASSKNRSLLIEADAQTPHQAVMRVLDAAQEVGLTQLAFAATHMPDAENRDTPSAPAMPDPAETTPAQADSPPLPPQ; this comes from the coding sequence ATGAATCTGCGACCGCATCCGCCGCAGCCCGCCGACCTTAACTTGACACCTTTGGTCGACGTGGTGTTTCTGCTGCTATTGTTTTTCATGATCTCAACCACGTTCGAGCAGCAACGCGAGTTACCCATCGCCCTGCCGGAGGCTAAGGGGCAACCCGCACAAAAGACTGATCGCAAGCCACTGGCAATCGGCATCGACCGCAACAGCCACTATGTTGTCGACGGCCAGCCTCTTGATCCGGGTTCCGCTGAGCAAACGCGGGAAAGGCTGATCATCGCACTGCGCCACGCCAGCGCGTCATCCAAGAACCGCTCGCTACTGATCGAGGCCGATGCCCAAACGCCGCATCAGGCCGTGATGCGAGTGCTCGATGCGGCCCAAGAGGTCGGACTCACCCAGCTTGCCTTTGCCGCCACGCACATGCCGGACGCGGAGAACAGGGATACGCCGTCAGCACCGGCCATGCCCGATCCCGCTGAAACAACGCCAGCCCAGGCTGACTCGCCCCCTCTACCACCGCAATGA
- a CDS encoding MotA/TolQ/ExbB proton channel family protein — MLALTPFIDLFRAAGWLMLPISLCSVATLAIVLERFWALRSRAIMPGDLVEHIWQLHRNGELTDARIAELRSGSALGRMLAAGLVNRAHSREIMKESIQDTGRQVVAEMERYLDMLGTIASVAPLLGLLGTVIGMIDVFAVIMQAGVGDPTVLAGGISKALLTTAAGLSVAIPALLFHRYFNSRVAHLAIGMEEQSLRLVEVIKGEREPDETGTPT; from the coding sequence ATGCTTGCTTTAACTCCCTTCATCGACCTGTTCCGCGCCGCCGGCTGGCTGATGTTGCCAATTTCCCTATGCTCAGTCGCGACCTTGGCGATTGTGCTGGAGCGCTTTTGGGCGCTGCGGTCGCGGGCGATCATGCCGGGCGATCTGGTCGAGCACATCTGGCAGCTGCACCGCAATGGTGAACTCACAGATGCACGCATTGCCGAGCTGCGCTCGGGCTCGGCGCTCGGGCGCATGCTTGCCGCAGGCCTGGTAAACCGCGCGCATTCGCGCGAAATCATGAAAGAAAGCATCCAGGACACCGGCCGTCAGGTCGTCGCAGAGATGGAGCGCTATCTCGACATGCTTGGCACCATCGCATCGGTCGCTCCCCTGCTCGGGTTGCTGGGCACCGTCATCGGCATGATTGATGTCTTCGCCGTCATCATGCAGGCAGGCGTGGGCGATCCAACGGTGTTGGCCGGCGGTATTTCCAAAGCCCTGCTGACCACGGCAGCCGGTCTGTCGGTTGCCATTCCGGCACTGCTGTTCCACCGCTATTTCAACAGCCGCGTGGCGCACCTGGCGATTGGCATGGAAGAACAATCCCTGCGTCTGGTGGAGGTCATCAAGGGCGAACGCGAACCTGACGAAACAGGCACCCCGACATGA
- a CDS encoding L,D-transpeptidase, with translation MHISDHPEESAAWSAWQALARRHPDAVEGLQPQVVARDWVFTLIATATTSSPQAGCEKLRQAGYQCFLSQADFSTSPSESSDIPGTEQRPANEQEITPSAAEKPPSESLASASSLNDEASPPPAVKPPGLTAEHQAEPQAETQEAFEAAPQEEPEKKPQAEPQAEPTVEPITDPVDQPIAQPITPPIAQLATEQPGMQLALYHDRAMAEQGWQLLHERFPDLLGDLVPVYTLLYNYIALRAVTADAADRDRICTSLRQRGAECLPTEVAFSGNLAALPTPTQNHRPDSSDTDPAADDSPEVPQTDAEADTNALEHGAEDNGTGADGVNENRDENAEASKDKNLDNNLAPPETESQSAPSQPPPPEPPPPQPPERFGQGGATLDYPASPLGPDSIVISIPDRKLLYHAKDGAIYVWPVAVGRHWSYHIFGDTEITVKRPNPTWTPPPDMRKRNPRLPSRMGPGPRNPLGAYALNLGFPYIRIHGTDKPHSVGRAASSGCYRMHADAIKFLFQSVSVGTPVRVTAEPLAALMSRTAAR, from the coding sequence ATGCATATATCAGACCACCCTGAAGAATCAGCCGCTTGGAGCGCTTGGCAGGCGCTGGCGCGACGGCATCCTGACGCCGTTGAAGGGCTCCAGCCTCAGGTGGTCGCGCGCGACTGGGTCTTCACATTAATTGCAACTGCTACGACCAGCTCCCCTCAAGCTGGCTGCGAGAAACTGCGCCAGGCAGGTTATCAGTGCTTCCTGAGCCAAGCGGATTTCAGCACCAGCCCGAGCGAATCATCCGACATTCCAGGCACCGAACAAAGGCCGGCGAATGAACAGGAAATCACCCCCTCTGCGGCTGAAAAACCGCCATCCGAATCCCTTGCTAGCGCCAGCAGCCTGAATGACGAAGCTTCCCCTCCACCGGCCGTGAAACCCCCGGGGCTCACAGCGGAACATCAAGCGGAACCCCAGGCAGAGACCCAGGAAGCATTTGAGGCGGCCCCCCAAGAAGAACCTGAAAAAAAACCTCAGGCAGAACCACAAGCTGAACCAACTGTCGAGCCGATTACCGACCCGGTCGATCAACCCATTGCCCAGCCCATCACCCCACCCATCGCCCAGCTGGCGACTGAACAGCCCGGCATGCAGCTCGCGCTCTACCATGACCGGGCCATGGCGGAGCAAGGCTGGCAATTACTCCATGAGCGCTTTCCCGACCTGCTCGGCGATCTGGTACCCGTCTACACCCTGCTTTACAACTATATCGCGCTGCGAGCGGTAACTGCTGACGCGGCCGACCGCGACAGAATCTGCACCAGTCTGCGCCAGCGTGGCGCTGAATGCCTACCAACCGAAGTCGCGTTCTCGGGAAATTTGGCGGCATTACCGACACCGACGCAAAACCATCGACCGGACTCCAGCGACACAGACCCAGCCGCTGATGACTCACCTGAGGTGCCTCAAACCGATGCAGAAGCTGACACCAATGCTTTAGAACATGGCGCCGAGGACAATGGCACTGGAGCAGATGGCGTCAATGAAAATCGCGATGAAAATGCCGAGGCTTCCAAGGACAAGAACCTTGACAACAACCTCGCACCACCGGAGACCGAGTCACAAAGCGCGCCATCCCAGCCACCACCGCCAGAGCCGCCGCCTCCGCAGCCACCAGAGCGCTTTGGACAGGGTGGTGCCACGCTCGATTACCCAGCATCACCCTTGGGGCCAGACTCCATCGTCATTTCCATCCCCGACCGCAAGCTGCTGTATCACGCCAAGGACGGTGCCATTTATGTCTGGCCGGTTGCGGTCGGGCGACACTGGTCGTATCACATTTTCGGCGATACCGAGATCACCGTGAAACGCCCTAATCCAACCTGGACACCCCCGCCAGACATGCGCAAGCGCAACCCGCGATTACCCAGCCGCATGGGCCCCGGCCCGCGCAATCCGCTCGGCGCTTATGCGCTGAATCTTGGCTTTCCCTATATCCGCATCCATGGCACCGACAAGCCCCATAGTGTTGGTCGGGCGGCATCTTCAGGCTGCTATCGCATGCATGCCGATGCGATCAAGTTTCTGTTCCAGTCGGTCTCCGTTGGCACGCCCGTGCGAGTCACGGCCGAGCCGCTGGCAGCCCTGATGTCAAGGACCGCAGCACGCTAG
- a CDS encoding N-acetylmuramoyl-L-alanine amidase, translating into MKGVLLLVLFLGLAMPVFALDDQVLVTGKARPDGVRMIVLHATGGPDCVDSRSFRGGTLDGIVGHFLRNRSRISIHYVIGRDGRVVSMVPESQVAWHVRGHNQDSIGIELVNDGDGVDPFAAAQIDTLVDLLLGLLERHQLEPDAIKSHAELDDSTIVCNGVAIKRKQDPGAAFPWERVLAELQLDSDSASVPR; encoded by the coding sequence ATGAAAGGAGTTTTGCTGTTGGTTTTGTTTCTGGGCCTTGCCATGCCGGTCTTCGCGTTGGACGACCAGGTGCTGGTAACGGGCAAGGCGCGGCCAGATGGGGTGCGTATGATTGTTCTGCATGCCACCGGCGGGCCTGACTGCGTTGACTCGCGCAGTTTTCGCGGTGGCACGCTGGATGGCATTGTGGGGCATTTTCTGCGCAATCGCAGCCGCATTAGCATCCATTATGTGATAGGCCGCGATGGCCGGGTCGTCAGCATGGTGCCGGAGTCACAGGTCGCCTGGCACGTGCGAGGGCATAATCAGGATTCGATCGGCATTGAGCTGGTCAACGACGGTGATGGCGTTGATCCTTTCGCTGCGGCGCAGATCGATACCTTGGTTGACCTCTTGCTCGGGTTGCTTGAGCGTCATCAGTTGGAGCCGGATGCGATTAAATCTCATGCCGAGCTTGATGATTCAACCATTGTCTGCAATGGCGTTGCGATCAAACGCAAGCAGGACCCAGGGGCGGCGTTCCCTTGGGAGCGGGTGTTGGCGGAGCTTCAGTTGGACTCAGACTCGGCCTCTGTGCCTCGCTGA
- the cydX gene encoding cytochrome bd-I oxidase subunit CydX produces MWYFAWILGVLLAIAFGIINVMWYESEQFLGPANDHE; encoded by the coding sequence ATGTGGTATTTCGCCTGGATTCTCGGCGTCCTACTGGCCATCGCGTTCGGCATCATCAATGTCATGTGGTATGAGTCCGAGCAGTTTCTCGGGCCGGCCAATGATCATGAATAG
- the cydB gene encoding cytochrome d ubiquinol oxidase subunit II — protein MILDYEVLKLIWWVLVGVLFIGFAVTDGMDMGVGTLLPFLGKNDLERRVIINTVGPHWDGNQVWLITAGGAIFAAWPLVYAAAFSGFYFAMLLALFALFFRPVGFDYRSKIENKVWRSAWDWGLFIGGAVPALVFGIAFGNLLQGVPFHLDELLRPYYTGSFFGLLNPFALLVGVVSLAMLTTHGAIWLQLRTGEPVASRSKAVVKGLGLVTIATFALAGIWLAIAGYGYSVVDMPSADAIPNPLTKEVIADRWGWLNGYKDWPLTLLFPILGFAGLGGAIVMSMRDRPGLGLILSGLGITGIIMTAGAAMFPFIMPSSTNPNSSLIAWDATSSHLTLTVMFWAAMIFIPIILAYTTWTYAKMWRRVTTEEIEAQKTLAY, from the coding sequence ATGATCCTCGACTACGAAGTCCTAAAACTCATCTGGTGGGTGCTGGTCGGCGTGCTCTTCATTGGCTTTGCCGTCACCGACGGCATGGACATGGGCGTTGGCACCCTGCTGCCCTTTTTGGGCAAGAATGACCTCGAACGCAGAGTCATCATCAACACCGTCGGCCCGCACTGGGATGGCAATCAGGTGTGGCTGATCACCGCCGGCGGCGCCATCTTCGCCGCCTGGCCGCTGGTCTATGCGGCGGCCTTCAGCGGGTTTTACTTCGCCATGCTGCTAGCCTTGTTTGCCTTGTTCTTCCGGCCGGTCGGCTTCGACTACCGCAGTAAGATCGAAAACAAAGTCTGGCGCAGCGCCTGGGACTGGGGGCTGTTCATCGGCGGCGCCGTGCCAGCGCTGGTGTTCGGCATCGCCTTTGGCAACCTGTTGCAGGGGGTGCCTTTCCATCTCGATGAACTGCTGCGCCCCTACTACACCGGCAGTTTCTTCGGCTTGCTCAATCCCTTCGCGCTGCTAGTGGGTGTGGTCAGCCTGGCCATGCTCACCACGCACGGCGCCATCTGGTTGCAGCTGCGTACCGGAGAACCCGTCGCATCGCGTTCCAAGGCCGTTGTTAAGGGGCTGGGCCTGGTGACCATCGCCACCTTCGCACTGGCCGGCATCTGGCTGGCCATTGCCGGCTATGGTTACTCAGTGGTCGATATGCCCAGTGCCGACGCCATTCCCAATCCGCTCACCAAAGAAGTGATAGCGGACCGTTGGGGTTGGCTCAACGGCTACAAAGACTGGCCGCTGACGTTGCTCTTCCCCATCCTCGGCTTTGCCGGCTTAGGCGGCGCCATCGTCATGTCCATGCGTGATCGCCCCGGCTTGGGGCTGATCCTGAGCGGCCTGGGAATTACCGGCATCATCATGACCGCCGGCGCAGCGATGTTCCCCTTCATCATGCCCTCGAGCACCAACCCCAATAGCAGCCTGATCGCCTGGGACGCGACCTCCAGCCATCTGACACTCACAGTGATGTTTTGGGCCGCGATGATCTTCATCCCCATCATCCTCGCCTACACCACCTGGACCTACGCGAAGATGTGGCGGCGCGTCACCACCGAGGAAATCGAGGCCCAGAAAACCCTGGCCTACTGA